TGTCGGGTTTCCGGATCGAGAGGTCTGCGACACAACGGTCTCTCAGATCAAGCACGCCCTTGCCCTCCGGCAGAACGAGAAAGAGACTGGGTTTTTCTACCGATACCTGCGGCAGGATGACTTCGGCAAACCTCAAGCGAGCTTTGTGATTTGCTCATTCTGGGTCGTTCAAGCATTGGCGAAACTCGGCCGCTTGCCGGAAGCCAAGCAGATCATGAATCAGTGCCTCACCGGCGCCAACGCGGTCGGCCTCTTCGCCGAGCACTTCGTACCGGAAACCCGGCTCCAACTCGGGAACTTTCCGCAAGCCTACTCCCACGTCGGCCTGATCAATGCCGCCTTCGCCATCAGTCCTCCATGGAGTGATGTGCTGTAGGGGAGTCCCGATCAGCTGAATCACCCGTCCTTTCCTTCCCGAAGTGACCGCTCAGTGAGTATCGACCGCTTTGTATGCCTCGTCGAAATGCGTGCCGGTCCCGGGTTAAGCACAACTGGAAAGTAGATCCTGGGAACCTAGCAGTCTGCTGAAAAACTCGGTTTCTGCTTCGCGCACCGTTGCACGATGATAGAAAGAACTGTCGCACTCTACACCCCAGAATGCTCAAAAAGGCCGTCCAGCAAGGCCGCAGCGAGCGAAGGGGCGAGACGTACGCTTCGGTACGTTGAGCCTCTGAGTGATGCGAGAACGCCGCTGGAGGACTTTTTCAGCATTCTGCTAGGGTTTTTCAGAGGTTCAAAAATGACAGAACATCGTCAATTTAGACCTCCATGAATCCACGACCAATTAGCAGCCTTCCATCTGAACTTGCCGTTCGGGACCTTCGTCCTTTGCGCAGCTACCGTCTCGATCCGAGGTATCAATCACGAAACAAAAATCGGCATGCAGGGTTGTTGGGTAGTGGTCCTCAGATGGGGTGAGCGTTACTGAGAAGAATGGCGGACGAACTTACAGGACCTTTTCTACCAAGGCGGTCGAAAGGCGTCGCTCCGAGATATCCCAGCAATCTGAAGCGCAGTCCTAAAAGATCAATCTTCCGGCCATGAACGACCCACACGCGGCGTATTGAGGACAAACGCGACACTGATATGATCTCGGCGGGGCAGATTCCCCCAACACACAGCTCCGTTTCTACGATCGATCTACCGAAGTGCACAGGATCGCTCGCATTTCCATATCGACTGACTCGGCACAGCGCTTGCCGTTTCTCAGTACCATTCCTTCTCGTTATACCGTTAACAGCGAGAACCGCCGAGCACTCGACCTATTGAATCAGATCGGCTGACTACACTCTACAAGGAGAGAGTCATCATGAAACCCAGCCATGAAACATTCCGGCATTTCAGCAGCATGGTCTTCTTCATTGTCGTGAGTTTCGAACCCGCAGCTACGCTGTGGGCGAACGCGCTGGAGAACGCGACCCAACCCCCGGCGCCCGCGATCGCGACTGTACAATCGACCTACGGAAAGCTGCCGCTCAGCTTCGAAGCCAATCAGGGCCAATGGGATCCCTCCGTGCAGTTCGCCACTCGTGGGAGGAATCACACCCTCTTCCTGACGCCGAATGAAGCGGTACTGAGCCTGAGTACCGGTACAGTGACAGATCGCAAGCGACACAATGCCCTCACGCAGCCCCCGCAATTGAGCCGCCCCTCTGCACACTCGAACTCCGTCGTCCGAATGAAGTTCGCCGGGGCTGATACGAACGCCGAGGTCGCCGGGTTTGCACCACTGCCCGGCATCACCAACTACTTCATCGGTGATGATCCGACGAAGTGGCGCACCCACATTCCGACGTATCGGAAGGTCGAATACAAGAATCTCTATGCGGGGATTGATCTGGTCTACTACGGCAATCAGGGCCAGCTCGAATATGACCTTGTCGTCGCACCCGGCGCCGATCCCGCACAGATCATGCTGGCGTTCGACGGAGCCGAGCACATCGCGGTAGACGAGCAGGGCGATCTCGTTCTCACTCTGCCGCAGCAATCTAGGGAGAATGGACATCAAGCGGCCCCCACGCTCCGCCTGCACAAGCCGGTGGTCTATCAGCGAGATGAGCAAGGCGAGAAGCATCTGCTGGCCGGGACTTATGCGGTCCGATCCTCTAAGCAGCCTTCGCATCATACTGCGTCAGTTGCTCTGCATCCGAGCGAGACCCAGCACATTGCCTTTCAGGTTGCCTCTTACGACGCTAGCAAACCACTCATCATTGACCCCGTCCTCTCCTGGGCCACCTATTTGGGTGGCAGTGGGGGGGGGACGCCTCCTCGGGTATCGCACTAGATGCCGCCGGCAACATTTACATGACGGGGAGCACTAATTCCCCAGACTTTCCCGGCACAGCGAGCAGCCCCATTCAGAACACTATTGGTGTTGGCCCCAGCGATCTCGACGCATTTGTCACAAAACTTAATCCAGCGGGCACCGCGATTCTCTACTCGACCTATTTAGGCAGCAGCGGTGGTGACACGGCTTCCGGAATCGCCGTGGACCCTGCTGGCAATGCCTATGTGACGGGGAGTCTCGTGGGGGGGCCGGACTTTCCAGGCACTGCTGGTAGCCTCATCCAAAGTACAATGCGCAGCGATCGTGACGCCTTCGTGACAAAGATCAATACCACCGGCACCGCGATTCTTTACTCAACGTTTCTGGGTAGTGGCGGGGATGATTTTGCATATGGGATCGCCGTGGATCAATCGGGGAATGCCTATGTGACAGGAGAAACCTGGGAGTCTGACTTTCCTGGTACCGCGGGCAGTTCTATTCAAAACATCTTTGGTGGCGACATTGATGCCTTCGTGACGAAAATCAACGCAGCCGGAACCGCCATTGTCTACTCCACCTATTTGGGCGGCCAGAGGTCCGAGTATGGCAATGGAATTGCTGTGGATCAGGAAGGACAGGTCTATGTGACTGGCCCCACTGCATCGCCAAACTTTCCAGGTACCGCGAACAGTCCTATCTATAACAGCGGCAGCTCCTTTGTCACCAAGTTGAACGCAGCCGGTACGGCGATTGTCTATTCGACCTATTTAGGAAGCAACGGCGGTGGAATCGGCATTGCAATCGCGGTGGACGACGTTGATAATGCCTATGTGACCGGTGGTGCGGGGCCAGGCTTTCTCGGCACGGCGAGCAGCCCCATCCAGAACACGAACGGTGGCGACACCGACGCTTATGTCATCAAGCTCAACAGAGCCGGCACGGCGATTGTCTATTCCACGTATTTAGGTGGCAGCGGGAGGGAATATGGCCTTGGAATCGCGGTGGATGCAGCCGGCAATGTCTATGTGACGGGGCAAACTGACACACCGGGGTCCGGTTTTCCAGGGACAGCAAGTAGTCCAATCCAGAGTACCTTTGGCGGGGGCCAGACCGATGCGTTCGTCACAAAGCTCAACTCGACTGGCACCGCGATTCTCTATTCCACCTATTTAGGTGGCAGCAGGAGTGAATTTGGCAGTGGAATCGCACTGGATGCAGCCGGCAACGCCTATGTGTCCGGAAGAACCTCCTCGTCTGACTTTCCCAGCACGGCCGGCAGTCCACTCCAGAACATGCTTCGTGGTGGCTTTGACGCCTTTGTGGCGAAGATCAGCAGCAGCATCCCCTTCGCCGAGTTCGACGCGAGAGCCAAGCTAGATGTAGATGATCGGCGGCACCATGGCGGGTTTAAATCGCATCATCGCCCCTATCACGATGACGCTGAAGGACGTGATTATCGGCGTCAGGGTGACGACGAGTTCAAGCTGGAAGCTACCTTCACTCTCGGTGGCGGCAGTAACGGGATCGAGCCTCTCAAGGAAGCCATGATCATCCAGGTGGGCACCTTCTCGACGGCCATCCCGGCCGGTTCGTTCAAACAGCATAAAGGGCGGTATGTCTTCGAGGGGAGGATCAACGGCGTGCACCTCGAGGCAGTGCTGCGGTCCTTGATTCTCGGGAACGATTACGAGTTGAAAGTGGAGGCTCATGGCGCAGATTTGACCGGCACCACAAATCCGGTCCCTGTGAGTGTCACGATCGGCGACGACAGCGGCAGCAAGGAGATCACTGCCAAGATCAAGTGAGCCCCAGGAGATCGCAAATATTTCTGTTCCATCATCCCTCTGGATAACTCGTAAACCAGCCGGTTGCCACATGAGGCAACTCGGCTGGCAACAAAGTGAAGACGATGCCACCAAACTCCTGGAGAAGTACTACTTGTTGGTTGAAGGCTCTTTCCGGCGGCGACAATAAGGCGAGACTACATGCCTACGTACGTCGTTTACTCAAACATCTGAGTGTTGTGAGATCACCGTAGATCAGGCTTTGCTTTTTCACCGCACTCCATCGTTTCAACTGACGCTCCCGCTTGATGGCTTACGTTTCCGTATCAAAGACCTCTGTGTACATGAGCCGAACAGGCCGACGCTTGAATGTATACGTGGAACCTTACCCGACGTTGTGAGCATGAACACGATCTTGCAAGCCCCGAGTTGAACCTACGTAGAAGGAATCGTCGGAGCAGCGGAGAATGTACACGTAATACATGGGATGAGCGCTCTACCATCCATCGATGGGGTTCTATATCAAGCCTAAGTCTACCTGTCGAGACTTTTGGTCAAGCACGCAAAAAGGCGGGCTGAACTTCTGGTGATTGCCCCTCGACGCGCTTCGCTGGCTCGGGGCACCATTCGACCGCCGGCGAATGAAATCCTCACATTATTTGATGGCCCGCCATGAGCGAGCATGAATGTGCTCAGTCGAGCACATTCGCGAGTCGAATGGTGGAGGCGAGGCGCTCAACCCATCGTTGATAACCCATCTCAGCCCCTCTCTCACCTTCACAATCCAAGGGAAGGTGCTTGCCGTATGACTCTAGCCCTACGAGTGACCAATCGACTTGTTCTTGCCCACCTGGCGTGCATTGCCCTGCGATATGATAATTGCCTCGCATTAGTCCCCGATCTCCTCACAGGCGCCCACTTTGCCCCATGCGGGCCTGTCTCTGGACATGACCGCCTGAAACACTGTTCCAGTTTGCCTGATCTTATCGGACGACACTTGCTCATCGAGTATTGCGGGCGAGACGACCTCGCCCATGTGCCATCACTCAATCCCCAACACAACAACCAAGGAGGTGCCTCATGTACGGAGTCGGACAAGGCCTGAATGAAGGCGTGCGAATGGCCGGCAGTTTCCTATCCGATGCCATGGAAATGAAACAGCAACAACAGCGGTTCGATGCGACCCTGGAGCATGAGTACGACCGCATGGCGCTGGAGAAGGCATGGGTCGATGCTCGACAAGGGCTCTTCCACGACCGGCTGGCGATTCAGCACGGCTGGGACGATGGCAGAGCTGGACGGCCGTCCATGTTTGACGCGCAAGACGAACAGGCTGCGCTGCCGCCGGATGCGTTCCCCCGGACTCCTTCGCCCGCCGCGACACCACAAACAGGCCAGGTGCCAACCCCTCGCCCCATGCCGAGCTCGAGGGCGTCGACATCAGCACAAGCCACGATACGTCCAATGCAAATGCCCCCGGCCCAATTCCTCTTGCCGACCCCCAAGATCGTGCCGAAGCCAGCGCGAGAGTTCATGCCGTCCATGGATAGGATGCCCGAAGCGTATCGCGGGAAATACTAGAGGAACGAGGTGATGAGCACGATGTTGGGAGGATGAAGAGGAATCAGGATGTTAACACCGAAACAAGAACAATTCTGCCTGGAGATGATCAAACCCAAGGCTAACCAGTCAAAGGCCTACCGGGCCGCGTTCAATGCCAAAGGCATGAAGGCAGAGACCGTCCACAGCGAAGCCTCCAAGTTAATAAAAAGCCCCCAGATTACCGCAAGGATCAAAGAACTCCTGGAGCCAGTCATTTCCGAAGCCCAGTTGACCCGCGAGCAGTGGATCCAGGACGGCCTGAAGCTCTATCGTGCTGATCCCCGTAAGCTCTTCGACAAGTTTGGCAACACCGTGCCGATCAGTGAGCTGGGGGATAGTGAAATCACCCTGATTGAGGGGTTCAAGTTTACCGAGGAGTACACAAAGGTCAGGAAGTCGAGTGGAGAAAGTGATGCTGTCGCGACAGGCTATACGCAGGACTACAAAACCACTTCGTACAAGACACGGCATGAGTATATGGGAAAGATACTGGGCTACGTGAAGGACACCCCATGGAGAAAGCCGCTTGAGCTTTCCGATGATCCCACGACCGCATGGAAGGAGATTGAACAGGCATTCACACGGGGCGACCTCAGCACGGATGAACTGACCGGACTGCTTCGCTCCCGAGACTTCCAGCTGAAGGTGACTGAGCACGATGCTCTCGTGAGCCGCCTGGCGGCGCTGGAAGCGGCACTCGGACAAGTGCTGACCCAGCAGAAGGCGGGGCAAAGCGGGGGAACTGCATGAGTCTCCGTGACCAATTGGACGGTGGAGGCGCAACTCACTGGAAGGAGTACGGTCATGAGCCGCTACAACAAGATTCTTAGTCAACGAGTGACAAAGATTGAGCATGGGCTAGCCATGGCCCAACAAGCCCGTGACCCAAGCCCGCTCAGCATCGTCGAGGATCTTCTGGCAGAAGGTGATCGTGTCCTTCACCCCTCTATGTGGGATTGGGTCTTAGAATCAATAGAACCGCATCAACACCAAGACCAAATTTCAAAAATTGCTTCCTGGCTCGCTGCCGGTCACGGCTGGGAGCTGCAAGGGGGGAGCTGGAGAGAGGCGCCACAGTACTGGTGGGCATTGAAAAGCTGTGCCTTTTTCTATGGTAAACTCAACACGGATGGGTTGTTTTACTTCTTTCAATGTTCGCGTGCCGACTTCGATGCGCTTCCTGAAAAAGTCCGACAGGACGCGTGGGCTGAAGCTGTCCAACGACTCACAACCCTCTTTAAGGGACAAGACGCGTCTACATTTGGCAAGTACGAGCCGGATGGAGCACGATCACTGGTGACCGCTTTATCCAAATGCCATCTTCCCCGATTACTGAAACCCTATCTGTCCTCTTCAACACATTCGACGAAGGGCTCGAAGGAAGCTTTTGAAGCGTGGATCGTGGCTGAACATGCGCGACAGCTGGCTAAGAGAGGAATCCTTCAATGAGGCGGCGGGTTGGTACAGAGAGGCCAAAAGCTGTTAGTTGCCCAGGTTTTCTAATCTGAAACCTACGGGCTGTTTCTATGGGCGTGCTGATGGTCCATATCCGTAAGGGGCCGACTCTTCCTCAGGCACAAGGCTATCGGCATAGATACTGGGCCCTAGATTCCGCCCGCTCCATATCAGTATCATGACCAGCACGAATGTCAAAATCACTCGTGTGGGATGATGAGAGAGATTGCTGGTGGCAATTATCCCGAGTGCAGACAGCGATAAACCGACATATGGGTAAAGAATCATCATAACTGCCAAATAGGCAGCAAGGGCGGTAAGAAGCCAAAAAGGCCAGAACTTCAAGAGCTCGAGGAGCTCAGCTCTCGATGACGGGTTCCACATAAATAGCGATCTAAACCTGTCTGGCTGAATGCCAGCCCGAATTTACTATCCTTCGTCTAACGCTATCACAATTGGCACATCCCCACCGGGGCAGGTGCTTAGTTCTCCCAAACGCTACAGAGATAGGGAATCAAAGCTACAATTGTTGGTAATTGACCTACTCTGTGTAGTTGTGTTTGTCATGACCGAAGCGAACGAAGCTTTCGCTGAATCGATCAAATCGCCAGGTTGCTACTGTGACATGAGATTGTGTGAATACTCCCCGGTAACCTACGCTAATCTGAAAGAACCTCTCTCTCTCGTCAGAGAGACCCGTGGGGTAATATTCCAGGAGATCACGCTTCCCTTGAGGAAGAATAATTGGATCTTTTATCATCGCATGAGTTTGGTCAACGTTCAATGGAGGGTTCTCAGGTCTTGAATGAGTACTTTCCTGAATGCCAACGCACAGATATTCCACAATGGCAGGTACCCCACCATAGTTGATCAAGCTATAGGTTACATGACGATCGGAATATCCTGGCTCGACAGCAATAACGTCTACCACAAAAATATAGGGGCGTTGAACGGCAAGCAGCGCTTTGGCCGTTTCCGTAAAAGCATGAGCCGACATCTGAGCGGCTCCAGCGGACTGCTGAGCAATGATCAAAGAACGCTGCATGTCCATGGCTTGCTGGGTAGCCGTTTTCTTGGCATCTTCAGCCAGTTCTCTCGTGGCATTCCATAGCATCCCAGTGAAAAGTGCAAGTATGGTGGTAACAATGGCGAGCAGTATTGTAGCTCCCATCATCGCTCTATCCTCACTGGACCTCTGCTGTTTGTGAGTCTCTTCGTTTGTGGCTTTAGCCTGATCTTCTGGAGTGGGGACTATTTGTATCGAGATAGGGCTATCCTTGGAGCCGTATTGTTCTGCCTTGGAATGATTGTCGGTCTCGGCAGCTTTGACTTTTGGATGTACTGGCTGTTCCCCTCCTGAATATGTGGAACCACCGAATAGACACAACAGTATCAAGGCTATCCGCCACACAGTCAGCATGCTCTGCTCGCCGCGCCAAAGATATCGGGGTTCTCAGAATTGTTGTATCGGAACTCGAACTCATTGACGTACAGATGCAGGTACTTTTTGCTGACTCTCTGGAAGGTTCCGAAGGTGCCTCGCTTCACAATGGACCTTATCCTTCGATGGTGTTGGTATGAATCGCCCCTCAGATACACTCTCCATTGGCATGATCCATCATGCCAATCATGAAATTTGCCATTGGGGTGATGGACCTGTTCACCTTCACGACCTACACCAAAGCCCCGCCGGCCGCGGAGAGGCCACCATGATTAATCAGCAACACATTTAAAAATGATCTCTTGATTGAGATTGCGCATTCCGGACGTAGTGCCTGATGATGTGGTCGTGGCCGTGCCCATGAGGTTTGTCCCGTAAGGCGTCCCCGTTCCGGTTGCATTGAGGTGCGTGAAGGACTGTCCACTCCCCATTGTGACCATCCCTAGATCTCGCTTCTGCACATCGACGATCACAGGTCGGCCACCATTCAGGGTTTTGCAATGCTCTGTGAGCATTCGATCCGCTTCAGCTATTTGGTGAGAAAAATTGGCTCGCCCCTGGTATCGATAGACTGTCCCGACACCTTCAATCTCCATTGGGATAGAGGAGATGCTGGCATGGGTACAACCTGCCAAGATCGTTACTGCTGTGACTGCCTTAAGAACCGTTCGCATAAAGCCCCCTCCTCAGGGTCTTGGGTGGCCATGATTTCTCACTAACCGTCCAGACAGTTAGTGTGGCTCACTTGTTATGTCTGCGAAAACGAAAATTAAGGAACGGTCGAATCGTAGAGCTGTCCGTCATTGATTGCCGTCAATCCCTTCTTGAGGCTATGGGGAATACTCACTGTAACCGCGCCAGTGCAGAAGCCACCGTTCTCATCCCTAGCCCTGAATGAAACCTCATAGACCCGACCATTCCCTGCACCTAACCGTTCTGCTCGAACTAATGTCGAACCGGCTTCAATCACTGCATCTGGGTTTGGATCAAAGCTATTGTCTTTCACTGGCTCATCCTGCGTGACACTCGTCACCGTGATTGTTACCGCATCGCCTTCTGGATCAGTAACCCCGATAACCTCGACAGGCACGAACTGATGATTGGGAGACCAGAGCAAAGCGGGAAAGGCTTTCGCAGAGCTGCAGGAAGGTGAGCTATTGGTTGAGTAACGGATATTATCAATCACATAATCATCACCACTTGGCAAGGATTGATTAGGTTGCACCAAGACACTCGCAATATCCGGTCGGGGCCGTTTAAAGCCGATCCAAGCTGCATGTACGCCTCCTGGGGGACCTAATTCGACGAAGGCTTGCTCAAGTAAGTTGCCGTTCGCGTCATACGCTTTAAGGAAATTACCAGGAAAATTTGGGTCCCCCCATCCCAATAGGATCTGTGAAACAGGGTTTGTGAATTCAATGAGAATAGCTGAATCTGGCTCACCACCAGGAAACAACGTTTTGGAAGCGATTTCGGTCCCATCTGCTCCCCAACTACCAGAGACGGTGATATCGAAAACAGAAAGCGTCCCCGTTATGCTCGTAAAAGTCACGTCTCCAACGGTCACCGGATTGCTCAGGGGCGTAATTAGATTGCCATTTGTAACAACGCTCTCAAAATCAATGAGCGTGGATCCTGGGCTAAGTTGAGAGGGGTCAGTGATGACAGCTCCCCTCGCAGGCGCGGCAAGAAGAAAAAGGCTTGTGGTGTAGATGAATAATTTATTCATGGCGCTGATCTCTCGTGATTGAAATATCGCGGGGCGGAAGCTTGTTGCTATAAAGCGGGGATTCTATGTCGGGGGAAGCCGGAAAATCGAGATAGGGAAATACGCTATGCGCCGTAGTGGCTTTGTAGCACCTAAATCAAAGGATCATTTAAAGTGTGTTGTTAGGCATCCGTAGAAAGTCTGCTCGCACTCGCCCCCCTTCTGACCGTCTAGACGGTGAGTCCAACTCATTTGGTTTTCGGTAACTGCCCCCTACGTTCCAGGTCTGCCACGTGCGCCTCACACATGGTCTGGATGTACTGACCCAGAGTTTTCCCATCCAACGCCGCAGCCGCTTTCAGTTTCCCCAGAAGCCCTTTCGGGAACTGCCGAACAAACAGGACAGCACCATCCTCTTCAGCCCTTGGTGATTTCGCCATATCGCTAGGATACGCAAGCAGATCCGTCCCGTCAAACTAGCTTGACTTGCTAGCTAGCACATGCTAGCATGATTGCATGTGCTGCCAATCAAGGAAGGAGGTGATCGGCATGAAAATGGAGCGCGTCATGATTCAGCTGCCGTCTTCGATCAAATCAAAGCTCGATATGTTGCGAACAAAAGGCACCACGGCCAGCGGGTTCATTCGAAGTTTGATCGAGAGGGAGTTCAAGGCCACTGGGGAGAAGAAACGGTGACGCAGTCTTGAAAAGAAAAAGGAGTGTGCCACATGACACAGACCAACCATCGCCGAAGCCGTATCAAGCCTTGCGACCGATTTAAACGGGTGCAGGCACTTATCCATCCTCAAAACTTCGCCGACCTTCAAGCAGAAGCGAAGCGGTATGGTCAGAGCATGTCTGAAGTGCTCAATGATGCCGCGACGATCTTTTGTCGGATGCACCGAGGAGAGCACCCCCTCGGTGGAGAGCCTTCTTTACCACCCAGAAAGAAAGGACGGTGACCATGGGTACTACAACTAACCCACGGCTGATGCTGGAGGGCCGGATCTTGTACCGTGATCGAGACGGCCAGGTGAGTGATATGACACATCGAGAGCGGTTCGGGCTGGAGAAGTTTGCAGAGGATGGTTCCTTGGTCCTGCGCATCCTCGCTGAGTGTCGGAAACGGTTGGATCTCCTGTTCATGGCCGCTGAAGGCCGAACACACCTGGATGCCGACCTCGTACGGCTGACCGTGCGCGATTTGCAAGCGGAATTGGGGGAGAATTGTGAGGTGGACGGCTATGTGCATCTCACGCAAGAACTCTTTGAGAACTCGAAACCGCTTACCCCCGAGACCAGCGTGGGCACCTCAAGGACAGATCTTGAGAATTGATGATTGAACCCTCACCTTTCCAGAAAGGAGAGACACATGGAAGCCAACATAGTGGTCAACGCCGATAAGCAGCGGTCTTCGAACTCGAAAAAGGAACGGGAACGAATCCAATACATCGAAGCACGCCCTCACGAGGAGTGGTTTGTCCAGACGAAGGATGAATGGGGAAAGGTTGTGTGGTTTCTCCGGTTCCAAGCGACTGGCCTGCGAATCCGCCGGTATGGCCCCTTCCCCACCAAACACCGCGCCCTCCTCTTCCTCGATCGGCTTCTGGATAACATCGAAGCTGGGCTGAGGGAGGCCGCTGACGATCTTGGCAGATATCAAGTCAGGCGACGGTCTTACGCGTATCGCGGACTGCATTATCCTACCGTCGAAGATGAATACTTCGCTGAGATGGCCAGGGAATGAGGAGTCTTAACCGTTGTTTACTTTACCCCTCAGATT
This portion of the Nitrospira sp. genome encodes:
- a CDS encoding transposase: MKRGTFGTFQRVSKKYLHLYVNEFEFRYNNSENPDIFGAASRAC
- a CDS encoding GIY-YIG nuclease family protein; its protein translation is MYYVYILRCSDDSFYVGSTRGLQDRVHAHNVG
- a CDS encoding SBBP repeat-containing protein; translated protein: MTGSTNSPDFPGTASSPIQNTIGVGPSDLDAFVTKLNPAGTAILYSTYLGSSGGDTASGIAVDPAGNAYVTGSLVGGPDFPGTAGSLIQSTMRSDRDAFVTKINTTGTAILYSTFLGSGGDDFAYGIAVDQSGNAYVTGETWESDFPGTAGSSIQNIFGGDIDAFVTKINAAGTAIVYSTYLGGQRSEYGNGIAVDQEGQVYVTGPTASPNFPGTANSPIYNSGSSFVTKLNAAGTAIVYSTYLGSNGGGIGIAIAVDDVDNAYVTGGAGPGFLGTASSPIQNTNGGDTDAYVIKLNRAGTAIVYSTYLGGSGREYGLGIAVDAAGNVYVTGQTDTPGSGFPGTASSPIQSTFGGGQTDAFVTKLNSTGTAILYSTYLGGSRSEFGSGIALDAAGNAYVSGRTSSSDFPSTAGSPLQNMLRGGFDAFVAKISSSIPFAEFDARAKLDVDDRRHHGGFKSHHRPYHDDAEGRDYRRQGDDEFKLEATFTLGGGSNGIEPLKEAMIIQVGTFSTAIPAGSFKQHKGRYVFEGRINGVHLEAVLRSLILGNDYELKVEAHGADLTGTTNPVPVSVTIGDDSGSKEITAKIK
- a CDS encoding terminase small subunit translates to MLTPKQEQFCLEMIKPKANQSKAYRAAFNAKGMKAETVHSEASKLIKSPQITARIKELLEPVISEAQLTREQWIQDGLKLYRADPRKLFDKFGNTVPISELGDSEITLIEGFKFTEEYTKVRKSSGESDAVATGYTQDYKTTSYKTRHEYMGKILGYVKDTPWRKPLELSDDPTTAWKEIEQAFTRGDLSTDELTGLLRSRDFQLKVTEHDALVSRLAALEAALGQVLTQQKAGQSGGTA